The genome window ACGCCGGGCCACGTCGACTTCACCATCGAGGTCGAACGCAGCTTGCGCGTGCTCGACGGCGCGGTCGCCTGCTTCGACGGCGTCGCCGGGGTCGAGCCGCAGTCGGAGACGGTGTGGCGCCAGGCCGACAAATATGGCGTGCCGCGGATGTGCTTCGTCAATAAGCTCGACCGCACCGGCGCCAATTTCGAATATTGCGTGCAGTCGATCATCGATCGCCTCGGCGCCAAGCCGGCCGTGCTGTATCTCCCAATCGGCATCGAGAGCGGCTTCAAGGGCCTCGTCGACTTGGTCGAGAACCGCGCCATCATCTGGCTCGAGGAGAGCCTTGGCGCGAAGTTCGAATATCAGGACATCCCCGACGACATGAAGGACCAGGCGGCCAAGGCGCGCATGGACCTGATCGAGCTGGTCATCGACCAGGACGACGACGCGATGGAAGCCTATCTCGAGGGCAACGAGCCGGACACGGCGACGCTCAAGAAGCTGATCCGCAAGGGCACGCTGGCGATGGCCTTCGTGCCGGTCGTGTGCGGCTCGGCGTTCAAGAACAAGGGCGTCCAGCCGCTGCTCGACGCGGTGGTCGACTATCTGCCGAGCCCGCTCGACGTGCCGGCGATCAAGGGCGTCCTGCCGGACGGAAGCGAAGATTCGCGCGCGTCGGACGACAGCGCGCCATTCTCGGCGCTGGCATTCAAGATCATGAACGACCCGTTCGTCGGAACGCTGACCTTCGCGCGCATCTATTCGGGCAAGCTGGAGACCTCGTCGCAGGTCCTCAACTCGGTCAAGGACAAGAAGGAAAAGGTCGGTCGCATGCTGCTGATGCATGCCAACGACCGCGAGGACATCCAGGTCGCCTACGCCGGCGACATCGTCGCGCTGGCCGGCCTGAAGGACACCACCACCGGGGATACGCTGTGCGCGACCAACGCGCCGATCATCCTCGAGCGGATGGAATTCCCGGATCCGGTGATCGAGCTCAGCGTCGAGCCGAAGACCAAGGCCGACCAGGAGAAGATGGGCGTCGCGCTCAACCGCCTGGCGCGCGAGGACCCGTCGTTCCGGGTGACCAGCGACCATGAAAGCGGCCAGACGATCATCAAGGGGATGGGCGAACTCCACCTCGAGATCCTGGTCGACCGCATGAAGCGCGAGTTCAAGGTCGAAGCCAATGTCGGCGCTCCGCAGGTCG of Sphingomonas mesophila contains these proteins:
- the fusA gene encoding elongation factor G, with protein sequence MARSHPLERYRNIGIMAHIDAGKTTTTERILYYTGKSYKIGEVHEGTATMDWMEQEQERGITITSAATTCVWRAAEGKGEEHRINIIDTPGHVDFTIEVERSLRVLDGAVACFDGVAGVEPQSETVWRQADKYGVPRMCFVNKLDRTGANFEYCVQSIIDRLGAKPAVLYLPIGIESGFKGLVDLVENRAIIWLEESLGAKFEYQDIPDDMKDQAAKARMDLIELVIDQDDDAMEAYLEGNEPDTATLKKLIRKGTLAMAFVPVVCGSAFKNKGVQPLLDAVVDYLPSPLDVPAIKGVLPDGSEDSRASDDSAPFSALAFKIMNDPFVGTLTFARIYSGKLETSSQVLNSVKDKKEKVGRMLLMHANDREDIQVAYAGDIVALAGLKDTTTGDTLCATNAPIILERMEFPDPVIELSVEPKTKADQEKMGVALNRLAREDPSFRVTSDHESGQTIIKGMGELHLEILVDRMKREFKVEANVGAPQVAYREYLKKPVDIDYTHKKQSGGTGQFGRVKVKLTPGERGSGIIFTDEIKGGNIPKEYIPAIEKGFRETAATGSLVGFPIIDFEINLYDGAYHDVDSSALAFEICARGAMREAAQKSGITLLEPVMKVEIVTPEDYLGDVIGDLNSRRGQIQGTDSRGNAQVVEAMVPLANMFGYVNQLRSFTQGRAQYTMQFSHYEEVPQNVADEVKAKLA